In Patescibacteria group bacterium, one DNA window encodes the following:
- the rpoC gene encoding DNA-directed RNA polymerase subunit beta', producing the protein MKKSAFNTSNFESITLKLASPDVILDWSFGEVTKPETINYRTQRAEKSGLFDEKIFGPEKDYECYCGKYRGIRYKGIVCEKCGVEVTRSIVRRERMGHIALATPVSHIWFLRGIPSRISLILGISASDVEKVVYFAGYIITKVIKDEKEKLLKELDIEYKTKTKKATDIKTKTKLKELLVNAKQEIESITEGAVLDELTYHKFAVRYGSLFEAAIGAEAIYNILKNINMPALLEKLETRILKAGSVEREKLNKRISLIKSMIKTNIRPEWMFLKNIPVIPPALRPMVALEGGRHATSDVNDLYRRVINRNNRLKKLLEIKAPDVILRNEKRILQEAVDALLDNSIRHGGTLFSAMSQAQRRPLKSLSDYLKGKQGYFRQNLLGKRVDYSGRSVIVIGPDLKLDECGLPKHMALELFRPFVIAKLLEKELAYNIRGAGRLIDEGIPEVWAILEEVIAGKYVLLNRAPTLHRQGVQAFRPILIEGNAIQIHPLVCSAFNADFDGDQMAVHIPLSDEAQKEAEMIMSANKNILKPGNGDVVVSTNKQDIILGCYWMTKIIENDKGEGKIFPTPNTAISAYDFSEVGFRAKIKVLPTDNLKYTAFEGKVFETSVGRLLFNSILPSDYPFINDEITSASMTILVNNLIKKYGLDSIPEIINKIKVFGFTYATRSGITFGIDDIKVPKGKTDLIKKAKEQSEEVLKQYNEGLLSQEEKRRKNIEIWHAAKDEIEKLVPASIEKNGSMYDMWKSGSRGSIGQISQMSGMKGLIQNTRGETIEFPIVASMKEGLTPIEYFITTHGSRKGLADTALNTARAGYLTRRLFDVAQDAIIGEDDCGSKEGVTISRVSASGIEISFAKNIRGRLLATPVLDGKGKTLFGKGTMLSDEDAQVIEESNIDSVSVHSPMVCKSLYGICRKCYGIDLTTNELIDIGEAVGTIAAQAIGEPGTQLTMRTFHSGGTATVGGDITQGLPRVEEVFEKRAPKSAAAIAKVSGTVSEIKDDGKEKLIILLPDEKLAKTSKKKIEYPVHFRRMVLVKVGDKVKKGDFLTDGSAHIDELHIFGSKEKAQNYIISEISKIYELQGASISRKHIEVIIRQMFSRQKVKDPGDTGFTTGEVVEEREIIKANTEAQKNKKTPATVESLILGITEVSLSRKSFLSAASFQNTPRILINAAIRGSEDKLIGLKENVIIGRLIPAGSGFSGSPKAIMVEKVAQERENK; encoded by the coding sequence ATGAAAAAATCAGCATTTAACACATCAAATTTTGAATCTATTACGCTCAAACTTGCGTCCCCGGACGTAATTCTTGATTGGTCATTTGGAGAAGTTACAAAACCAGAAACCATCAATTACCGAACCCAACGTGCAGAAAAAAGTGGTCTTTTTGATGAAAAGATTTTTGGTCCTGAAAAAGACTATGAGTGTTATTGTGGAAAGTATCGCGGTATTCGGTACAAGGGTATTGTATGCGAGAAGTGCGGTGTTGAGGTAACCCGTTCAATAGTCAGACGCGAGAGGATGGGACATATTGCTCTCGCAACACCGGTGTCGCATATATGGTTTTTACGTGGTATTCCCTCGCGGATCAGTCTTATCTTGGGAATTTCAGCAAGTGATGTAGAAAAGGTTGTTTATTTTGCCGGATATATTATTACCAAAGTTATTAAGGACGAGAAGGAAAAACTACTCAAAGAACTTGATATTGAATACAAAACTAAAACAAAGAAAGCTACAGACATAAAAACAAAAACAAAACTTAAGGAGCTTTTGGTAAATGCAAAGCAGGAGATAGAAAGTATTACTGAAGGGGCCGTACTTGATGAGCTCACCTACCACAAATTTGCCGTCCGCTATGGATCATTATTTGAGGCTGCAATAGGAGCGGAAGCAATATACAATATTTTAAAAAACATCAACATGCCTGCGCTTCTTGAAAAGCTTGAAACACGGATTCTAAAAGCCGGTTCAGTTGAACGAGAAAAACTCAACAAGAGAATAAGTCTCATCAAATCAATGATTAAAACCAACATTCGACCGGAGTGGATGTTTTTAAAAAACATTCCCGTCATTCCACCAGCACTCCGTCCAATGGTTGCACTCGAAGGCGGACGTCACGCCACTTCAGACGTCAATGATCTATACCGAAGGGTTATTAACCGAAACAATCGTCTTAAGAAGCTACTCGAAATAAAAGCCCCGGATGTTATCCTGCGCAATGAAAAGAGAATTCTTCAGGAGGCCGTTGATGCACTACTTGATAACTCAATCAGGCATGGTGGCACGCTATTTTCAGCGATGAGCCAAGCACAACGAAGACCGCTTAAATCACTCTCCGACTATCTCAAAGGAAAACAAGGATATTTCAGGCAGAACCTGCTCGGGAAACGAGTAGACTATTCTGGTCGTTCGGTCATTGTTATCGGTCCAGATCTCAAACTTGATGAATGCGGACTTCCAAAACATATGGCACTTGAGTTGTTCAGACCATTTGTCATTGCAAAACTTCTGGAAAAAGAACTTGCGTATAACATTCGCGGTGCCGGCCGGCTCATAGATGAGGGCATACCCGAAGTATGGGCAATTCTTGAAGAGGTTATAGCTGGCAAATATGTACTCTTAAATCGTGCACCTACATTACACCGCCAAGGAGTTCAGGCATTTCGACCTATACTCATTGAAGGAAATGCAATTCAAATTCATCCACTCGTGTGTTCTGCATTTAATGCGGACTTTGACGGCGACCAAATGGCAGTGCATATTCCGCTTTCAGATGAAGCTCAAAAGGAGGCAGAAATGATAATGTCTGCAAATAAAAATATTTTGAAACCTGGCAATGGCGACGTGGTGGTCTCAACAAACAAACAAGATATTATACTTGGTTGTTATTGGATGACCAAAATCATAGAGAACGACAAAGGAGAGGGAAAAATATTTCCAACCCCAAACACCGCAATCAGTGCGTACGATTTTAGTGAAGTCGGTTTCAGGGCAAAGATTAAAGTGTTACCAACTGATAATCTGAAATATACAGCGTTTGAAGGAAAAGTATTTGAAACATCGGTGGGGAGACTTTTATTTAACAGTATTTTGCCAAGCGACTATCCATTCATTAATGATGAAATTACCAGCGCGAGTATGACTATACTTGTAAATAACCTTATCAAGAAATACGGTCTTGATAGTATCCCCGAAATCATAAATAAAATTAAAGTATTTGGATTCACCTACGCCACACGCTCAGGAATTACGTTTGGAATTGATGACATTAAAGTTCCAAAGGGCAAGACAGATTTAATAAAGAAGGCAAAGGAACAATCTGAAGAAGTACTCAAGCAGTACAATGAGGGACTGCTCTCGCAGGAAGAAAAACGACGCAAGAATATTGAAATATGGCATGCTGCGAAAGATGAAATTGAAAAACTGGTTCCGGCATCAATTGAAAAAAATGGCTCGATGTACGATATGTGGAAATCAGGCTCACGAGGATCAATCGGTCAAATTTCCCAGATGTCAGGAATGAAGGGACTTATTCAAAACACGCGTGGAGAAACCATTGAGTTTCCCATTGTTGCATCCATGAAGGAGGGACTTACGCCGATTGAGTACTTTATTACGACTCACGGGTCACGAAAGGGACTTGCTGATACAGCACTTAACACCGCGCGGGCAGGATATCTTACGAGGAGACTTTTTGATGTTGCACAAGACGCGATAATCGGAGAAGATGATTGCGGCAGCAAAGAGGGAGTGACTATAAGTAGAGTAAGCGCATCTGGTATTGAGATATCATTTGCTAAAAATATACGAGGTAGACTACTCGCCACTCCTGTTCTTGACGGAAAAGGAAAAACATTGTTTGGAAAGGGCACCATGCTTTCGGATGAAGATGCACAAGTAATTGAAGAATCAAACATAGACAGTGTTTCAGTCCACTCCCCAATGGTGTGCAAATCGCTTTATGGTATTTGTCGTAAGTGTTATGGAATTGATTTAACAACCAATGAATTAATTGATATAGGGGAAGCCGTTGGTACTATTGCCGCCCAAGCTATTGGGGAGCCGGGAACTCAACTTACTATGAGAACGTTCCATTCAGGTGGTACTGCTACTGTCGGTGGAGATATCACTCAAGGACTTCCGCGAGTTGAAGAAGTGTTTGAAAAACGAGCTCCCAAAAGTGCGGCGGCAATTGCAAAAGTATCTGGAACGGTATCCGAAATAAAAGATGATGGAAAAGAGAAATTAATTATTTTGCTACCAGATGAAAAATTAGCCAAAACTTCAAAGAAGAAAATTGAGTACCCAGTTCATTTCAGAAGAATGGTACTGGTGAAAGTAGGAGATAAAGTTAAGAAGGGTGATTTTCTGACTGATGGCTCTGCGCACATTGACGAGCTTCACATTTTTGGCAGCAAAGAAAAAGCACAGAATTATATTATTAGCGAGATAAGCAAAATTTACGAACTACAAGGAGCATCAATCTCACGCAAACATATTGAAGTAATTATTCGGCAGATGTTCTCACGCCAAAAGGTGAAAGACCCAGGAGACACTGGTTTTACCACGGGCGAGGTTGTTGAGGAACGCGAAATTATAAAAGCGAATACCGAAGCACAAAAGAACAAGAAAACACCTGCGACTGTCGAATCGCTTATACTCGGCATTACTGAAGTGTCTCTTTCGCGAAAAAGCTTTCTTTCAGCTGCTTCATTTCAAAACACCCCTCGGATTCTCATTAATGCCGCTATTCGTGGAAGTGAGGACAAACTGATTGGGCTTAAAGAAAATGTCATCATTGGAAGATTGATACCTGCCGGCAGTGGTTTCTCAGGAAGTCCAAAGGCTATAATGGTGGAAAAGGTTGCCCAAGAGAGAGAAAACAAATAA